AAAATCGATGATCGACTCCTTTGTCACGGACCGCTCGAGCGAGGTCCGCACGAAAAGGACAGGGCGCTCGCCCCAGCGCGGGTCCGGCCTCGCGATCACGGCCGCCTCGAGCACGCCCGGATGGCCTGCAACGGCGTTTTCGAGATCGATCGAACTAATCCACTCCCCGCCGGATTTGATGA
The Alphaproteobacteria bacterium genome window above contains:
- a CDS encoding long-chain fatty acid--CoA ligase (activates fatty acids by binding to coenzyme A), with the translated sequence IKSGGEWISSIDLENAVAGHPGVLEAAVIARPDPRWGERPVLFVRTSLERSVTKESIIDFLREKVAKWVLPDEVIFVEELPHTATGKIAKRVLRDRLLDVKGPGRKRGRATAGS